In one Planococcus sp. MSAK28401 genomic region, the following are encoded:
- a CDS encoding ArsR/SmtB family transcription factor, protein MEEIEISKKNDTCQTFCYDEEVIGRVQPKMVGIRGVELIFKALSDATRLKIAYALTLEKELCVCDVANILGTTTATASHHLRYLRNMGLADYEKRGKLVFYSLADDHVHQLVRIACEHAEEDRYK, encoded by the coding sequence ATGGAGGAAATCGAAATTAGTAAAAAGAATGATACATGCCAAACTTTCTGTTATGACGAAGAAGTGATTGGAAGGGTTCAACCTAAGATGGTCGGCATTCGTGGGGTGGAGTTAATCTTCAAAGCACTTTCTGATGCGACCCGACTGAAAATTGCTTATGCTTTGACACTGGAAAAAGAATTATGTGTTTGTGACGTGGCCAATATTCTAGGGACAACCACAGCTACTGCTTCGCACCATCTGCGCTATTTGCGTAATATGGGATTGGCAGATTATGAAAAACGCGGGAAATTGGTTTTTTATTCACTAGCTGATGATCATGTGCACCAGTTAGTCCGCATTGCTTGCGAGCATGCAGAGGAGGACCGATACAAATGA
- the resA gene encoding thiol-disulfide oxidoreductase ResA, which yields MAVRKKQRLILRSVILLVMTGAIIFTIYNALTKEQSEVLQVGDKAPDFTLTDLNGQRQQLSEYRGQGVFVNFWGTWCKPCEKEFPLMEKQYQNYKDQGVQILAVNIAQSDYEVKQYAEQKNLTFPIVIDKNKSVMEAYNIRPLPTTMLINPDGDIVKIITGEMSEEDIRRYMEEIKPKAS from the coding sequence ATGGCTGTAAGAAAAAAGCAACGTTTAATTTTGAGAAGTGTTATCTTGCTTGTCATGACGGGTGCCATCATATTTACGATTTATAATGCACTAACGAAAGAGCAAAGTGAGGTATTACAGGTAGGAGACAAGGCACCTGATTTCACCTTAACTGACTTAAATGGGCAGCGCCAGCAACTATCTGAGTATAGAGGACAAGGAGTTTTTGTAAACTTTTGGGGAACTTGGTGCAAACCATGTGAGAAAGAGTTTCCATTGATGGAAAAGCAATACCAGAATTACAAGGATCAAGGCGTGCAAATATTGGCTGTAAATATTGCTCAGTCTGACTATGAAGTGAAACAATATGCAGAACAAAAAAACTTAACCTTCCCAATTGTTATTGATAAAAATAAAAGTGTAATGGAGGCATACAACATTCGCCCACTTCCTACTACCATGTTGATCAATCCAGATGGAGATATCGTAAAAATCATTACCGGTGAAATGTCGGAGGAAGACATAAGAAGGTACATGGAAGAGATTAAACCAAAAGCTTCCTGA
- a CDS encoding copper resistance CopC family protein, translating into MKKIWIMAVLILLMCSTTVSAHTALEKSVPSDGATVTEELNEIVLEFNTALEKGSNFTVENQEGEEVPFNVQLLEQSMSGNPKGSMPDGDYTVKWKIIGADGHPIEGILSFTAKTGEVKKTEDTEEQITGSLSEVPTKETQTFETDQQTSETTTSSPPYAVIIIFIILAIIAAGTFMWALERRKS; encoded by the coding sequence ATGAAAAAAATATGGATAATGGCAGTATTGATACTGCTTATGTGTTCGACTACTGTTTCTGCTCATACTGCACTCGAAAAAAGTGTGCCGAGTGATGGAGCTACAGTGACTGAAGAACTTAATGAAATTGTTCTTGAATTCAATACCGCCTTGGAGAAAGGCAGCAACTTTACCGTGGAAAACCAAGAGGGCGAGGAAGTTCCTTTCAATGTTCAGCTCTTGGAACAATCAATGAGTGGGAATCCTAAGGGCAGCATGCCTGATGGGGACTATACTGTGAAATGGAAAATAATCGGCGCGGATGGGCATCCAATTGAAGGTATTTTAAGCTTTACCGCAAAAACAGGAGAGGTGAAGAAAACAGAGGATACAGAAGAGCAAATTACAGGTTCCCTTTCAGAGGTACCAACTAAAGAAACACAAACCTTTGAAACGGATCAGCAAACTAGCGAAACGACAACATCCAGTCCTCCGTATGCCGTAATAATCATTTTTATTATTTTGGCGATAATCGCAGCTGGTACATTCATGTGGGCGCTGGAGAGGCGAAAAAGTTAA
- a CDS encoding JAB domain-containing protein, translating to MKLEKIIEITRIKQEVKEVEETYKSVLPERIQSSTDAINFAKALIGDEDREVFLVICLNIKNEISVVHRCHIGSLNASIVHPRDVFKAAILNNSGSILVAHNHPSGDCQYSTEDLAVSKRLMDAGELIGIEVLDSLIVSQKDGVSLRELGVI from the coding sequence ATGAAACTCGAAAAAATCATTGAAATCACACGCATTAAACAAGAAGTGAAAGAAGTCGAAGAAACCTACAAAAGCGTCCTCCCCGAACGCATTCAGAGTTCCACAGATGCCATCAATTTTGCGAAAGCTCTCATAGGAGATGAGGACCGGGAGGTTTTCTTGGTCATCTGCTTGAACATCAAAAATGAAATCTCGGTGGTTCATCGTTGCCATATCGGAAGCTTGAACGCCAGCATCGTTCATCCACGCGACGTGTTCAAAGCTGCCATTTTGAATAACTCTGGAAGCATTTTAGTAGCGCATAATCATCCCTCCGGCGACTGCCAGTATTCCACTGAAGACTTAGCTGTCAGCAAGCGATTGATGGATGCCGGCGAACTGATTGGCATTGAAGTATTGGATTCACTGATTGTGAGCCAAAAAGACGGCGTTTCCTTGAGGGAACTTGGGGTAATCTAA
- a CDS encoding VirD4-like conjugal transfer protein, CD1115 family, whose product MMKKTLQKGAGKKIAVTFLLSLLIGYALTGLLRFLKEGGGLNALLLDVQGTLTFLTETDQQSQLLVAILTVVFFGWFLSKMRLVEHTYEDAHDFGVHGSARFTKPSEVLNGKYFSKHHTYQSKQPEKTVERLENGLIVGRVPNKKQVLIIPRSTEIDNRNVYIVGSSGSGKGQSYVIPNLVNNHEETLIVTDPKGELFEQTAEIKRKQGYKVYQIDFINFNQDNYNLLDYVFDDQDAQSVSVTIAKNSTKDGKEDFFMERAQKMLAGLIVYCKTEIPNASMQDVLNVFNERVSPDEESFRQWVDEELGPHHPAYQLLKGLTTLGGNTRTSVTSSFASQVSIFTLKKISEMTRTSDFNFREFQEQKSILYVKLPMDENPFTALTSVFFDQLISQFYKLADENRGQLKIPTIFLLDEFANIGKIEKYARVLATCRGLGLSMNTIVQDNGQIESLYGKEMARSILSNHDTLLFLRSKDMETIKYFSQLAGETTAKIQTGSSSQSGGFMSGKSSASQSQSEQYVKRSLIPEGDLASIAKNDCYLFVSGLHPMKLQKAWQSEVFGSYVQQHTSVASEPTLKQESAFTVPTSPEPTKESPFASGGTTTHVIEEEIDQSDLFDLTDDGLEEEWAAMQEEETEERSIEDRLKEKEATDLRTLL is encoded by the coding sequence ATGATGAAAAAAACCTTACAAAAAGGCGCCGGCAAGAAAATCGCCGTTACGTTTCTTCTATCCTTGTTGATTGGATATGCCCTAACAGGACTCTTGCGCTTCTTGAAAGAAGGGGGAGGGCTCAATGCACTTCTTCTGGACGTACAAGGAACGCTGACCTTCCTCACAGAAACCGATCAGCAATCCCAACTGTTGGTGGCGATCCTCACGGTCGTCTTCTTCGGATGGTTCCTCTCCAAAATGCGTTTGGTGGAACATACGTATGAAGATGCGCATGATTTCGGCGTTCACGGATCGGCTCGATTCACAAAGCCATCTGAAGTGCTGAACGGTAAATATTTCTCCAAACACCACACATACCAATCGAAACAACCCGAAAAGACCGTGGAACGTTTGGAGAACGGATTGATTGTCGGCCGAGTGCCGAATAAGAAACAAGTGCTCATCATTCCCCGATCCACGGAGATTGATAACCGAAACGTTTACATCGTCGGATCCAGCGGGAGTGGTAAAGGACAGTCATACGTCATCCCGAATCTCGTCAATAACCATGAGGAAACCTTGATTGTTACCGATCCAAAGGGTGAGCTCTTCGAACAAACAGCTGAAATCAAGCGCAAACAAGGCTACAAGGTGTATCAAATCGACTTCATCAATTTCAATCAAGACAACTACAACTTGCTCGATTACGTCTTTGATGACCAGGATGCGCAAAGCGTTTCCGTCACGATCGCCAAAAATTCGACCAAGGATGGCAAAGAAGACTTCTTTATGGAACGTGCGCAGAAAATGCTGGCGGGATTGATTGTCTACTGCAAAACCGAAATTCCAAACGCCAGCATGCAAGACGTGCTGAATGTCTTTAATGAACGAGTCTCCCCAGACGAGGAATCGTTCCGTCAGTGGGTCGATGAAGAACTCGGTCCTCATCATCCGGCTTATCAGCTATTGAAAGGCTTAACGACGCTCGGTGGGAACACCCGAACGAGTGTCACTTCGTCCTTTGCTTCGCAAGTCAGTATTTTCACGCTGAAGAAAATTAGCGAAATGACGCGCACGAGCGATTTCAACTTCCGTGAGTTTCAGGAACAGAAAAGCATTCTCTATGTGAAGCTCCCGATGGACGAAAACCCGTTCACAGCATTAACATCTGTGTTCTTCGATCAATTGATTTCGCAGTTTTATAAACTGGCCGATGAAAACCGAGGGCAATTGAAGATCCCGACCATCTTCTTATTGGATGAATTTGCGAACATCGGGAAAATCGAGAAATACGCACGGGTCTTGGCGACGTGCCGGGGATTGGGCTTATCGATGAACACCATTGTCCAGGACAATGGACAGATTGAATCGCTGTATGGGAAAGAAATGGCTCGCTCCATCTTATCCAACCACGACACGCTGCTGTTCCTGCGAAGTAAAGATATGGAGACGATTAAGTACTTCTCCCAACTCGCTGGCGAAACGACGGCGAAGATCCAGACAGGCTCTTCCAGTCAAAGTGGAGGTTTTATGAGTGGGAAATCGAGTGCCAGCCAAAGCCAATCTGAACAGTACGTGAAGCGCTCCTTGATCCCGGAAGGGGACTTAGCGAGCATTGCCAAGAATGATTGTTATTTGTTTGTCAGTGGCTTGCATCCGATGAAGCTGCAAAAAGCATGGCAGTCCGAAGTGTTCGGTTCCTACGTTCAGCAACACACTTCTGTCGCTTCAGAACCAACTCTGAAGCAAGAATCAGCTTTTACGGTTCCAACATCTCCTGAACCGACGAAGGAATCTCCTTTCGCCTCAGGAGGCACGACAACACATGTGATTGAAGAAGAGATTGATCAATCGGACCTGTTTGATTTAACGGACGATGGACTTGAAGAAGAATGGGCAGCCATGCAAGAAGAAGAAACAGAAGAACGGTCCATTGAAGACCGATTAAAGGAAAAGGAAGCGACGGATTTACGTACGCTCTTATAA
- a CDS encoding ArdC-like ssDNA-binding domain-containing protein has translation MSTKVDLTEINDRLERNLEEMFQNNRFQDMLNVMASGHQYSFNNVLMIAGQNPEATMVRGFRQWQALGRHVNKGEKSIDILVPSFKKVEVQKVNEQTGEVLRDKNGDPQSEVRQSITGFRIGKVFDVSQTDGKEIPNVRDFIQKDLTSSESLKELYDRFIHQTNENSQPLTIREEAHEGQTYGGYFSPQKEEIVINTAVSKNTEQKFRVLIHEYAHSQLHHKESDIKDLPRGHKEAQAECAAYIVSQYYGFDTDLSSTGYIATWAQDLNLAKQAIKEVQDVSRATIEHVNSLQNEKIQDFYQSINPEQVKESVETKLKLSLEDKPTLQLLDAKNGLVVFATVEQNERDQHFTLRTNTNRILPLSELDDRYAVLNVLENKGQLVQEYQKVEDVLEVTKLDEGKYAVTVEGGESSQRTFHKKAEGERFIGKAALAQSLNTDRYLSRSQHKEAPRLQQLNEKHLNERLSRVLKQPNLQAEAKHGVTIGWQLVKNPQIQSKDDLQKHLNELNPNHGKTSELKEAFAQLNKGEKTKEKENELER, from the coding sequence ATGTCGACTAAGGTGGATTTGACCGAAATTAATGACCGGCTGGAACGAAACCTCGAAGAGATGTTTCAAAACAACCGATTCCAGGACATGCTCAATGTCATGGCCAGTGGCCACCAATACTCGTTCAATAACGTGCTGATGATTGCCGGGCAAAATCCTGAAGCGACGATGGTTCGTGGATTCAGACAATGGCAAGCCTTAGGGCGTCACGTTAACAAAGGGGAAAAGAGCATTGATATCTTGGTCCCTTCATTTAAGAAAGTCGAAGTGCAAAAAGTGAACGAACAGACAGGTGAAGTGCTGCGCGATAAGAATGGTGATCCTCAATCCGAAGTTCGGCAAAGCATCACGGGCTTTCGAATCGGCAAAGTCTTCGATGTCTCACAAACCGACGGAAAAGAGATTCCGAATGTCCGAGACTTTATCCAAAAAGACTTAACCTCATCTGAATCCTTGAAGGAACTATATGACCGTTTCATCCATCAAACGAATGAGAACTCACAGCCATTAACCATTCGGGAAGAAGCACATGAAGGGCAGACGTACGGCGGTTATTTCAGTCCTCAAAAAGAGGAGATTGTCATCAATACGGCTGTTTCCAAGAACACTGAGCAAAAATTCCGTGTCTTGATTCACGAATATGCGCACAGTCAGCTCCATCATAAGGAAAGCGACATCAAAGACCTGCCAAGAGGCCATAAAGAAGCGCAGGCCGAATGCGCAGCCTATATCGTTTCCCAGTACTATGGCTTCGATACCGACCTTTCCTCCACAGGGTACATCGCCACATGGGCGCAAGATTTGAACTTGGCTAAACAAGCCATCAAAGAAGTACAAGATGTCTCCCGTGCGACGATTGAACACGTGAACTCGCTACAGAACGAAAAGATTCAAGATTTTTATCAATCCATCAATCCTGAACAGGTGAAGGAATCGGTCGAAACCAAGTTGAAACTATCGCTTGAAGATAAACCGACCTTGCAGCTGTTGGATGCCAAAAATGGACTCGTCGTTTTCGCGACCGTTGAACAGAACGAACGGGATCAGCACTTCACCCTTCGGACCAACACGAATCGAATTCTTCCGCTAAGTGAATTGGACGATCGTTATGCGGTATTAAATGTATTGGAAAACAAAGGGCAGTTGGTCCAGGAGTATCAAAAAGTTGAAGATGTCCTGGAAGTGACGAAACTGGACGAAGGGAAATACGCCGTGACCGTAGAAGGCGGCGAAAGTTCGCAGCGCACCTTCCATAAAAAAGCTGAAGGGGAGCGATTTATTGGAAAAGCTGCACTTGCCCAATCGTTGAACACTGACCGGTACTTGAGCCGTTCTCAACACAAAGAAGCCCCTCGCCTTCAGCAACTTAATGAAAAGCATTTAAATGAACGATTGAGCCGCGTGCTGAAGCAACCGAATTTACAAGCAGAAGCGAAGCACGGCGTCACCATCGGATGGCAATTGGTAAAAAATCCGCAGATCCAGTCCAAGGATGATTTACAAAAACACCTGAACGAATTGAATCCGAATCATGGGAAGACCTCTGAACTAAAAGAAGCCTTCGCTCAATTGAACAAAGGTGAAAAAACGAAAGAAAAAGAAAATGAATTAGAGCGTTGA
- a CDS encoding YolD-like family protein: MKTTKHTKQVGAVSDRGLIKWQGMLLTEHVRLIKAFYEEQDQVPKPELTEFDLQAIQEEVEIAMRRRCEVQLKTWKNGAFFTHTGVIQEIDLRNGQLVYEDESGRQRLPVESLVGIQLVD, translated from the coding sequence ATGAAAACAACGAAACACACAAAACAAGTAGGGGCTGTCAGCGATCGAGGGTTAATTAAATGGCAAGGGATGCTGCTGACGGAACACGTCCGGTTAATCAAAGCATTTTACGAGGAACAGGACCAGGTGCCGAAACCCGAATTAACCGAGTTTGATTTGCAAGCCATCCAGGAAGAAGTGGAAATCGCCATGAGGCGAAGATGTGAGGTCCAACTGAAGACATGGAAAAACGGCGCGTTTTTTACGCATACTGGCGTAATTCAAGAAATCGATTTGAGGAATGGGCAACTGGTTTATGAAGACGAATCCGGACGGCAGCGATTGCCGGTTGAGAGCTTGGTAGGCATTCAGTTGGTGGATTGA
- a CDS encoding GNAT family N-acetyltransferase, which yields MKIEIIQPIVERKEILKNLLELYQYDFSEFESEDVDENGLFGYKYLDCYWNEPNHYPFLFQVDGKYAGFALVRKITVEDASNPSYMKMCEFFVMRKYRKEGVGKRAAFHIFNLFQDTWEVAELETNLPAQKFWREVISEYTNNNYSEFYLDQWPGPIQRFFTV from the coding sequence ATGAAAATTGAAATCATTCAACCAATCGTGGAACGGAAAGAGATTTTAAAGAATTTATTGGAATTGTACCAATATGATTTTTCAGAGTTTGAATCTGAAGATGTAGATGAAAATGGATTGTTTGGCTATAAATATCTGGATTGTTATTGGAACGAACCAAACCACTATCCATTTTTATTTCAAGTGGACGGTAAGTATGCAGGATTTGCTTTGGTACGTAAGATAACTGTTGAAGATGCAAGTAATCCTTCTTATATGAAAATGTGTGAGTTTTTTGTAATGAGAAAATATCGAAAAGAAGGTGTTGGAAAACGAGCAGCCTTTCATATTTTCAATCTCTTTCAAGATACTTGGGAAGTGGCGGAACTTGAAACCAACCTTCCAGCTCAAAAGTTTTGGAGAGAGGTAATTTCTGAGTATACTAACAATAATTACTCGGAATTTTATCTAGACCAATGGCCTGGACCGATTCAAAGATTCTTCACAGTTTAG
- a CDS encoding DUF5348 domain-containing protein — protein sequence MRLEEAKKKLAATLPALKGISKEEEFEHDHEDPEQRFEEREIRKVADHLYSLIYSVEYLQKPIQASGRVIKRSDGRYEIEGAEDYFTSGSPLEIWDESQEIYARTRIEHDGEDYFAVGIKQPLEGLQARCR from the coding sequence TTGAGATTAGAAGAGGCCAAGAAAAAGTTGGCGGCTACGTTGCCTGCTTTAAAAGGGATATCAAAAGAAGAAGAGTTTGAGCACGACCATGAAGATCCGGAACAACGCTTTGAAGAGCGAGAAATTCGGAAAGTGGCAGACCATCTGTATAGCTTAATTTATTCGGTTGAGTACCTTCAGAAACCGATTCAAGCCAGTGGAAGAGTTATTAAACGGTCAGACGGACGTTATGAAATCGAAGGCGCTGAAGATTACTTTACGTCGGGCAGTCCCCTTGAAATCTGGGATGAATCACAAGAAATATACGCACGAACACGAATTGAGCATGACGGTGAGGATTACTTTGCGGTAGGCATCAAACAACCTTTGGAGGGTCTACAAGCAAGATGTCGATAA
- a CDS encoding DsbA family protein translates to MGNKSKQSKMKWIVLATAVLAVIVSVIVVFLNQEEAPAVETAQVDVSGQPTLGEGNAPVTVVEYGDFKCPSCKAWGEMVYPQLVEDYVETGKVKFSYINVFFHGNESVLGSLAAESVYEQSPEIYWEFHKALYDAQPVEDHDAAWITPEKLMEVASAFPEIDQVRLKEDIEQVSQQEQLQKDEALVEEAGVSQTPTISVNGQQLEDPFDYDAIKALIDQELEGAE, encoded by the coding sequence ATGGGAAATAAATCGAAGCAATCTAAAATGAAATGGATCGTCCTAGCAACCGCTGTATTAGCAGTAATTGTATCCGTCATAGTGGTATTTCTGAATCAAGAGGAAGCACCCGCTGTAGAAACAGCACAAGTGGATGTTTCCGGACAGCCCACTTTAGGTGAGGGCAATGCTCCAGTGACAGTAGTGGAATACGGTGACTTTAAGTGCCCATCTTGTAAAGCTTGGGGAGAAATGGTATATCCTCAGCTTGTAGAGGACTATGTGGAAACAGGAAAGGTGAAGTTTTCTTATATTAATGTATTTTTTCACGGAAATGAGTCTGTATTAGGTTCTTTGGCTGCGGAGTCGGTTTATGAGCAGAGCCCAGAAATTTATTGGGAGTTTCATAAAGCTCTTTATGATGCCCAACCAGTAGAAGACCATGATGCCGCATGGATTACTCCAGAAAAATTGATGGAAGTAGCATCAGCATTTCCAGAGATTGACCAGGTTCGTCTAAAGGAAGACATCGAACAAGTGTCACAACAAGAACAGCTCCAAAAGGATGAAGCTCTAGTGGAAGAAGCTGGTGTTTCTCAAACACCTACTATTTCAGTTAACGGCCAACAATTGGAAGACCCCTTTGATTATGATGCGATCAAAGCCTTGATTGATCAAGAATTGGAAGGTGCAGAGTGA
- a CDS encoding disulfide oxidoreductase: MAKEQGQSGKTGILLYSAWFVSLVAMLGSLYFSEVQGFIPCELCWYQRIAMYPLVLILGIATFTNDTKAPRYVLPLSLLGGSISVLHYLEQKIPGFGGFKPCVNGVPCSSEYINWAGFITIPFLALIAFVLITVTMLLLAFRESRS; encoded by the coding sequence ATGGCGAAAGAACAAGGACAGTCTGGAAAAACGGGGATTCTACTCTATAGTGCGTGGTTTGTTTCCCTAGTAGCGATGCTGGGAAGCCTATACTTCAGTGAAGTGCAAGGTTTTATTCCGTGCGAACTTTGCTGGTATCAACGGATTGCCATGTATCCCTTAGTGCTGATTTTGGGCATTGCAACCTTTACAAACGACACTAAAGCGCCTCGTTACGTTTTGCCACTCTCCCTTTTGGGTGGGAGTATTTCCGTTCTGCACTACTTGGAACAAAAAATTCCTGGGTTTGGTGGATTCAAGCCCTGTGTCAATGGGGTTCCATGCAGCTCAGAATATATCAATTGGGCAGGTTTCATCACGATTCCATTCTTGGCATTGATTGCCTTTGTTTTAATCACGGTAACTATGCTATTACTGGCATTTAGAGAATCTCGTTCTTAA
- a CDS encoding copper resistance D family protein has protein sequence MIWLYIAEMLLYLCFSLLIGSLLIHLVPANKKPDLVINKRVLQISILGIAFLSTAPVIRLVVFLYEDIGLLLTVQNVVGEFEVGQAWSVTVLTSLFFYFFVSVTPVFKSKVLIVVSLVFTFLLLLALGWGSHAASLTDGSGFIFHTLHFTAATVWIGILLIVSWFSVSSKNWLPFIKWFTPLAIICLIIISASGLYIMTLALNLKDYTDAWQMPYGQAILVKHLLILPVLLFAFINGVFIRAKLSRGKKVNPLPWARAESVVLLLVLSATAVLGQQEPPHSIESFIRMNGASNLFAYFHTGSMDTAMHLQFEWSILGVLFLFLGTAFGSLVIYSFKQKIPVYLTLVMGLFCVLSFYVGLMLSVG, from the coding sequence ATGATCTGGCTATACATAGCTGAAATGCTTCTATATCTCTGTTTTTCGCTTTTAATTGGCTCGTTGCTTATTCACTTAGTTCCAGCCAATAAAAAGCCGGATCTGGTAATAAATAAACGCGTCCTACAAATTTCCATCTTGGGCATTGCTTTTTTATCGACAGCTCCCGTCATTCGGCTTGTAGTATTTCTATACGAAGATATCGGTCTTTTATTGACCGTTCAAAATGTAGTCGGGGAATTCGAGGTAGGGCAAGCGTGGTCAGTAACGGTTTTAACTTCTCTTTTTTTCTATTTTTTCGTATCAGTTACTCCCGTTTTTAAGAGCAAAGTATTGATCGTTGTCTCCCTCGTTTTTACTTTTCTGCTCCTTCTCGCGTTGGGATGGGGAAGCCATGCAGCTTCATTAACAGATGGAAGTGGATTTATTTTTCATACTTTACACTTTACAGCTGCAACGGTTTGGATAGGTATTTTACTTATTGTTAGCTGGTTTTCAGTGTCTTCTAAAAACTGGCTCCCATTTATAAAATGGTTCACTCCACTTGCTATCATATGTTTAATTATCATTTCGGCTTCAGGATTATATATCATGACTTTGGCGTTGAATTTAAAAGACTATACGGATGCGTGGCAAATGCCATATGGCCAAGCAATTTTAGTGAAACATTTATTAATTCTTCCAGTATTACTCTTTGCTTTCATCAATGGCGTATTCATTAGAGCGAAATTAAGCAGAGGGAAAAAGGTAAATCCATTGCCTTGGGCCAGAGCAGAAAGCGTTGTATTGTTACTTGTATTGTCGGCAACTGCAGTATTAGGGCAACAAGAACCTCCCCATTCAATCGAATCGTTTATAAGAATGAATGGAGCTTCCAATCTTTTTGCTTATTTTCATACTGGTTCGATGGATACTGCGATGCATCTGCAATTTGAGTGGAGCATTCTTGGCGTTTTATTTTTGTTTCTCGGCACAGCCTTTGGCAGTCTTGTCATTTATAGTTTCAAGCAAAAAATCCCTGTATATTTGACATTGGTGATGGGATTGTTTTGTGTGTTGAGTTTTTATGTAGGCTTAATGCTCAGCGTTGGATAA